A stretch of DNA from Ranitomeya variabilis isolate aRanVar5 chromosome 1, aRanVar5.hap1, whole genome shotgun sequence:
ACTCTCCTGAATGTGGCTCCAATTTAGGGTCACATCTCCAGACCCAGCTGTACCAGATGAAACCCCTTTTAACCCCTTCGCTTCTTGACTTTTTTTTCCCAAGaggcatagcttttttttttttttcgtccacATAGtcgtatgagagcttgttttttgcgggcaagttgtacttttgaatgacaccattaattttatcgtatgatgtactggaaaacaggaaataaaTTCAAGGTGcattgaaatggcaaaaaagtgtgtttgtttattttctgaaattattaaaataaataaattgctaatgttgccattttccaaggccCAAAACGTTTTAAAGTTTCAGGATTTGGGGctgtgtgaggacttatttttttgtgTCCTAAGCTGACATTTCTActgttaccattttggggtagctgcaacgttttgatcgcctcttattgcattatattgcaatgttgcagcagcaaaaaaaaaaacgtaattctggtgtttcaattttatTTTGTTTGCCAATTAGATTAATTTACTTTAGATTTTGATACATCAGGCTTTTAAGCATGTAGCAatgtaccaaatgtgtattttttttatttgaagttttgtaattttttgttcatacttttaaaactttttttttttttactgtatttaatagtccccttaggagacttgaacctaCGATCGTCTTCCCTCTTGTGCTATACATAGTGCATCAGCACTGCTGTATGTAGCGAAAATCACGGTACCCAATGAACGCCAGCTAAATGCAGGCTTTTCACAGGTGAATTGTCGTGACTGGCACGGAGGTCTTCAGCATTCCCCATCTGGCTTGGTAACCCATTGCCGCCCTGTGGTCACATCACCCCTGCCAGTTGTTAAAAGCAGATGACTGCAGAATAATTCAGCCACTGTCAGCCGGGAAAGATGGCTCAGtgtgtgagcctgcatcaaagtcagggacacaaTATATGACGTAAATGTATGTCATGAAGGGTTGGAATTTCTGCCAAGTTCTTTAGCGTTGGTGAAGGAAAACCAGCTCACCCCTTCTGAAACACTGTGCGCATCAACATGGACGTAATCCTGTCCTTAAAACCTTGTCGCTCTGTGAACCCAATAGGACAATCCTCCAACCATTTGTCCatgtaaaaacaatacaactttatTCCAAAGCAATTAAAAGTAAAATTGACATCTCCGAATACATCCAGTAATGTGATGCGATCCTACGCGTTTAGCCTAGTAATGACTACGGGCTGGTGTACACTTTTAAACAGGTAGGATCACATGTTATTGGATGTATTTGGAGGTGTCAATTTCCCTTTTAATTGTTTTGGAATAAGTCATATTTTTTACTGGATGTACGGCTGGAGCATTTTAAGGTCTTTAGTGTGTCTATCTCAATTTTGTGATCTGcttaaaggattattcccatctGGGACTGGTAAATGTGGAAAAAGTCAATTAAAACTAATAACTTTTCATTTACATATTAGCATTTGGCCCTATTTCCCCCAAACCTCTACTTTTTCATTGTTTAGTGCTTACAAGCTGTTTTGTAGTGCGGTTGCAGGCACTTTACTGAGGCCAACTTAGATCACAGGAGCGTTATTTAAACTCCTGATCACACCACCTTCATTTCCATTTTACTTCTGATAGTGCAGAGACAAAGCTACCTCATACAGCAGCATCGGGAGCGCACTGTTTTAGGCAACTGTGATAATGCCACTGGTCCTAGCACCCGCGCCCCCAGCCCTCGTTTCCCCAGCAATCAGGAAGACAGGAGGCATGGCAGTGATGAACCCTGTAAAGAAAATAAGTGTATATTAGACTGATGGAGGTTTTGACCACTAAGGGGACCTTTAACAAATGTAGTAATACCTCTTCTTAATACAATGTTAAGGCTATAACTAATTCTACCTCCAGGTTGCCTATTCCCCGGCCTGGTGAGGTGCTTGGATTAGTTGGCACCAACGGTATTGGAAAATCAACTGCATTGAAAATTCTGGCTGGAAAACAAAAACCTAATCTTGGGAAGTATGACGTAAGTAAACTACAGGTGCTTTTTGTGGTCATCTTTGGTGTCAGGAACTATGGAATACAACACCTGAGCAAGTAACAACCTCTTTCCCATCTTTAGTGTTGTTAACTCGATGAGCGCAGGGATTTTCCtacgggacaacccctttaaaactccTTTTTGTAGTTGTGAACAAAGTACCACTACGGCCATCTCCACTGCCATCTCCTCCAGTTACCAAATCATCCTATCTAGTGCATTATTCTGCTCATAATGACCTCCCTTACTACTCTTTAAATCTAGATTAAGTTGCAGCAGGTAGAAATGTAAGATTTCTTGAGGCGGGAGGTGAATGTGATCCctattttgtttgctttttctcaTCTGCACCATGTCATTATAATTTTGCATGTCGTCCAACCTTTGAGTTATCTTTGTCATTTCAGGATCCTCCAGATTGGCAAGAAATTCTGACTTATTTTAGGGGATCGGAGCTGCAGAACTATTTCACCAAGATTCTTGAGGATGACTTGAAAGCCATTATTAAGCCTCAATATGTGGACCAAATTCCAAAAGCTGCAAAAGTTAGTGTGCACTTTTGTGTCTTTAGTTTTTTAGGGGGTGGTTATAAGTGAAATATATAAAAGTGAAGTGCTGCTAATATTTAATGCTTTTTTATTACATCGTACTGACCTAAATTAAGAGTGTTTTCAGTGCAAAAAGGTTAATGTACAATATTTGTGTTCAAAGGGCCCAGTGGGGACCATTTTGGATCGTAAGGATGAAACCAAGACCCAGACTATTGTTTGTGAGCAGCTTGGTAAGTACAGTATGGAGATGGCCCCTTAAACCCTCTTAAGCTAGGCATAGACTTAAGCTTACAGACTGCTGAGCATGTATGTTTTTCAGTAGTGGCTTTTAGGCATCGTAGAAGCCACTTATTACCCATGGAAAAAAGGATCAAGCAAGTTAACAGCCTAATCAAGTTGTCCCCATAGCCTGAAGGTGTTGAATTTTACATGTGCAACATTTCAGGTCTTTGAGACTTGACAAAGATAGTAAAGCGCTATATGCAGGGTACGTGTGCACACTCCATTCAGTGTTTCCTGGTCGTGGTCTTCCAGCCAGGGGAAACTGTAGCACGAGTGTCCCATTGTTGGATATGGTCGGCAGCACAGCGGTGGAACCAACATAGATGTAAGGGttacctatcctgtggatagataCCTTGTTTAGCCTTGAATACCCCTTCAAAGCCAACTTAACCCACTTCATAGAAAGATGTAAGATTCTTTATAACCAAGCTTTCAGCGGTAGTTCCCCCATATTACATTGTCCATACAATTTTTGGGAAtagtgttaaaggggtattcccatctccaagattctatatATAGTAGGGtggaataataatattagcaaataacctccaattagaaatgtagtgtagttcttctaaTTCGCCATGTCTCttaccatgtgcagggcattgtagtagcttaggtatccttGGTTATGACCAGTTGTATAGTGAGGTAGTTTTTAATGGtcttaaccatggatatctaagctacagcAATTCTCTGCACATGGAGTAaatgacatagtgaatcagaagaactgtactacatgtctatttggaagtatttgctaatgttattattacacctattacatattgggataggatcttggagattggaatGCCGCTTTGTGTCGACTAGCCTATGGGGTGATTCTTCAAGCTGCTGTTGCCATAATTTTGACATGAAATGCGTCCAATGTTGTAAAAATTTAGCACAGCTCGTAGTTTCGCAGGTTTGCGAGTGCGACGATTTGCATTTTCACACCTTTTCTGGCCACCTCCTATAAAGTGGGCAGAAATTAGTCCCTGGCCAAATTACATATATTGCATTGGTACACAGCAGCTATAAAATGTACCAGTGATTAAGAGGCGCACTTGTCTTAATTAATTTGGCGCATCTTACTCAATCAGGGCTGTGGCCCGATTCCTTAAGGTTGGCACTGTTCACATTGAGGGGACGTGTTAGAGCCAGAGTCCTGGCGCATCTGATTTAATAAATCGGGGCTGTGTGTCTTTAGGAATGGCTTTGTGTAATCACTGAAATCAATAGGACAcctaacaagtttattaaccccttcccgacccatgacgcctatgcggcgtcatggaatgatcgcgtccctgcagatcgggtgaaggggttaactcctattttacccgatctgcagggagagggggagtggtacttcagcccagggggggtggcttcacccccccgtggctacgatcgctctgattggcagtttcactttcaacagccaatcagagcgatttgtaatatttcacctaaaaaactggtgaaatattacaatccagccatggccgatgctgcaataccatcggccatggctggaaaacctgaagtgacccccccccaccccaccgatcgcccccccagtgctccgttatggggtccggtcccctccgtcctgtgctccgctcccccgtcctcctgcccgctccccccctgctcctatgtcaccccccggtgctccgacgcccccccccccgtgccccgatctccccctccccccttatacttaccgaggctcccggtgtcggtccgtctcctcgctgggcgccgccatcttccaaaatggcgggcgcatgctcagtgcgcccgccgaatctgccggccggcagattcattacaagtacattttgatcgctgtggtaggttctatcacagcgatcaaaataaaaaaataataaataaacccctcccctttatcacccccataggtagggacaataataaaataaagaaaatattttttttctttttccactagggttagggttagaactagggttagaactaggggtagggttagggttacgggtagggttaggggtagggttatggcatgtgcacacagagcggatcggcagcgcatcggccgcggatcggcagcgcatcggccgcggatcggcagcgcatcggccgcggatcggcagcgcatcggccgcggatcggcagcgcatcggccgcggatccgcagcgcatcggccgcggatccgcagcgcatcggccgcggatccgcagcgcatcggccgcggatccgcagcggatcggccgcggatctgcagcggatcggccgctgcgaattcgaagcagttttccatcaggtttacagtaccatgtacacctaaggaaaaccaaatccgctgtgcccatggtgcggaaaattccgtgcagaaacgctgcattgtattttccgcagcatgtcaattctttgtgcggattccgcagcgttttacacctgttcctcaataggaatccgcaggtgaaatccgcacaaaaaaacactggaaatctgctgtaaatccgcaggtaaaacgcagtgccttttacctgcagatttttcaaaaatcgtgcggaaaaatctcacacgaatccgcaacgtgggcacatagccttagggttagggttggaattagagttagtggtaaacagtggtttacccccacatatggggtatcatcgtactcaggacaaactggacaacaacatttggggtccaatttctcctattacccttgggaaaataaaaaattctgggctaaaaatcatttttgaggaaagaaaaattatttttttattttcacggctctgcgttataaacttctgtgaagcacctgggggttataagtgctcactatgcatctagataagttccttgggggggtctagtttccaaaatggggtcacttgtaggggagctccaatgtttaggcacacaggggctctccaaacgcgacatggtgtccgctaacgattggagctaattttccattcaaaaagtcaaatggcacgcctcccctttccgagccttgccgtgcacccaaacagtggtttacccccacatatgaggtatcggcatactcaagagaaattgcccaacaaattttaggatccattttatcctgttgcccatgtgaaaatgaaagaattgaggctaaaagaaattttgtgtgaaaaaaaagtactttttcatttttgcggatcaatttgtgaagcacctgggggtttaaagtgctcactatgcctctagatgagttccttggggggtctagtttccaaaatggggtcacttgtggaggagctccaatgtttaggcacacaggggctttccaaacgcgacatggtgtccgctaacgatggagataatttttcattaaaaaagtcaaatggcgctccttcccttccgagccttaccatgtgcccaaacagtggtttacccccacatgtgaggtatcggtgtactcaggagaaattgcccaacaaaatttaggatccattttatcctgttgcccatgtgaaaatgaaaaaattgaggctaaaataatttttttgtgaaaaaaaagtactttttcatttttacggatcaatttgtgaagcacctgggggtttaaagtgctcactatgcttctagataagttccttggggggtctagtttccaaaatgtggtcacttgtgggggagctccaatgtttaggcacacgggggctctccaaacgcgacatggtgtccgctaaagatgggagccaatttttcattcaaaaagtcaaatggcgctccttcccttctgagccctgccgtgcgcccaaacagtggtttacccccacatatgaggtatcagcgtactcaggacaaattggacaacaacgtccatggtccagtttctcctttttcccttgggaaaataaaaaattgttgctaaaagatcatttttgtgactaaaaagttaaatgttcattttttccttccatgttgcttctgctgctgtgaaacacctgaagggttaataaacttcttgaatgtggttttgagcaccttgaggggtgcagtttttagaatggtgtcacttttgggtattttcagccatatagaaccctcaaaatgacttcaaatgtgaggtggtccctaaaaaaaatggttttgtaaattttgttgtaaaaatgagaaatcactggtcaaattttaacccttataacttcctagcaaaaaaaaaaattgtttccaaaattgtgctgatgtaaagtagacatgtgggaaacgttatttattaactattttgtgtcacataactctctggtttaacagaataaaaattcaaaatgtgaaaattgcgaaattttcaaattttttgccaaatttctgtttttttcacaaataaactcagaaattatcgacctaaatttaccactaacatgaagcccaatatgtcacgaaaaaacaatctcagaattgctaggatccgttgaagcgttccggagttattacctcacaaagggacactggtcagaattgcaaaaaacggcaaggtcattaaggccaaaatatgctgggtcatgaaggggttaacagaataaaaattcaaaatgtgaaaattgcgaaattttcaaaatttttgccaaatttccgttttttttacaaataaactcagaaattatcgacctaaatttaccactaacatgaagcccaatatgtcacgaaaaaacaatctcagaaccgctaggatccgttgaagcgttcctgagttattacctcataaagggacactggtcagaattgcaaaaaacggcaaggtcatgaaggggttaaaaatgaaaagaaaaagccTTGAGTCTCTTATATTATAGTGTGGTCGAACAATGTAGCCGTAGATCTGTACCCAGGTGTACACAGCCATGCTACCGAGTAATGCAAGAAATGATTCCCCCCCTGGGGCTAAGGGTGTAAATATCGGGAAGGCTCtgctcacattgtatattgccataATCCCATTGTTGGTTTGCCGTAGATCTTACTCATCTGAGGGATCGAAATGTGGAGGACCTTTCCGGAGGCGAGCTTCAGAGATTTGCCTGTGCTGTCGTCTGTATCCAGAAAGCTGACATGTAAGAGAAGCTGCTTACCGGAGCCCCCCACAAGTCATTATTAACAGCAGTCTATATGAGAAGTGCGGTCTTAACGCTTGTATTTTTCTTTTCACAGCTTCATGTTTGATGAACCATCCAGTTATTTAGATGTGAAGCAGCGTCTTAAAGCTGCTATTACCATCAGATCTCTCATCGATCCGGACCGGTAAAAGAACTATCCTGTTCACAAGTCTCATTTCATTAGCAATTCAGCTGAAGACTAGCTACAGGGCTGCTGTTCTTTCTCCTGCTGGGATTGTCAGTCAATCTTTGAGCATAGCACACAAATCGTTCCAGACTTGTTTTATTTGCAAGCAGATCTTTGAGAACCCTCACCAACCACTTAAAAACACCCCAAAAGGTGTGCACAGCACCTGCCTTAGTGAGTTACCCCACTAGCCAGGAGCTGTGCACCTCTTGGAACTTTTTTGACCTATCGGTGTTGGTGTCAAAACCCGCAATCTCACAGATCTACTTGTaaatatatatgcgtgtgtatataaataaatatatatttatatatatatatatatatatatatatatatatatatatatatatatatatatatatatatatatatagcaaatgtTTTGTTACTATTTACCTTAAGGTCTAATTGTCACTGCGCGAGAGGATAGAAATTAGACATTGGGGCCGATTCCTCAAGACTGGCGTAGTTCATgaggcaccaaattcattaagaggtgcacgccAGTTATTGAATTTGGCACCTCTGCTGAGTGGCGTGCACGTCCATGCGTCAGGGACTGGAGAAGCTTTTCTAGTGTACAAAACgacagcattttttattttatgggagtGTCGTGTCTTTAAGAACATAGTGGGCGCTATGCCACGTCTGTAGGGGTTAAATCTCAGCACAGGAGCAATTGGTAAATGATTCCAGTTGTGAACGTGTTCTGTTTATTTGATCTAATAAATGAAGATGTAATGATGGGCCATGCCGCTGATGACTGTTTCTGCTTTTCAGTTACATTATTGTCGTAGAGCACGATCTGAGTGTCCTGGATTATCTCTCggacttcatctgctgcttgtacgGTGTGCCAAGTGCTTATGGTGTGGTCACTATGCCCTTCAGCGTCAGGGAAGGTAGGTTTTGCTTTGTCAGTGAGGAGTATTGGTGTGTTTTGTATGCGTATATGCAGCCTAGGTAATATTATAGTGAATGCCTATGTCTGGCCGTGCCTATACTAAACGTTTCAGTGCCTTCTATTATCATTAATCATATTGTCGCCCCTTTTATCTTTTTTTGCTCTCTATCAGGCATTAACATCTTCTTGGATGGCTATGTTCCCACTGAAAACTTAAGGTTCAGAGACTGCTCTTTAGTGTTCAAGGTAGCTGAAACTGCCACTGAGGAAGAGATTAAGAAGATGTGCATGTACAAGTATCCATCAATGAGAAAACAGATGGGCGAGTTTCAGCTTAAAATTGTTGCTGGAGAGTTCACAGACTCCGAAATCATGGTCATGTTGGGAGAGAATGGTGAGCGGTGTATAAATTCACACGTGGCATTTTCTGTGCAAATACTCTCCTAGTTTTTCCAAAATACATAGACAGGGCAAAGATCCTGAGACAATATTTATGGTCACACCTTGGCATGTGGTAGAATTGGTCTTCTAGCTCCCTATTACTTaacaggaatctgtcaccaggttttgctatgtaaactgGCATCAGGtatggacagagaccctgattccagagatatatcacttagtttactggatacAGCAGTAATGATGGTCATAGTTTTCCCTGGCGCAGATTTAGCAGAGCTCAGTAGTTGAGCTGTGTTTAATCCGCCCCCACAAGTTTCTGTGCACATTGAATAGAGATCGGTTGTGGGGATGGGAGCAGGCGAGCTAGGTTGGACTGCAAGGCACCAGGCAGCTTGTCCTGtactgataatcttctgctgataaaatccTGATTCTATTGAAACGGCAAAAGAGATCTTACCTGCTGAAATCAAGTGTCCCTTACCCTGCCTACAAAATGGTGCTCTcatattacataacaaaaacctgctgacagattccgtttaaggAAAATCCGAAGCCATGAAACGCTTGTGAACAGTCGGTGGCTAGCATTGCGGCACAGCCCCATTACTTCCAGTTAATGTGGCACTGACACAGGAATTATATTGCGAAGTAGCTACATTTTCCACCTTTCTGTTTAATGCAGCTAACAGTAAATGTCATTTATTACATCAGGAACTGGTAAAACCACATTTATCCGAATGCTGGCTGGGAGACTGAAGCCGGATGAAGGAGGTAAGAAAAACTACAGGCGCGCATGTTTATTTATTTCAATTACACTGATGCTTTCGGCATGGCTGATGTTTCTTTCTGAACACTATGGTTTTCATTTCTGTATTTTGAATTCAGAAAACATTGCAGAGCCGCTAATGTCCAGAAA
This window harbors:
- the ABCE1 gene encoding ATP-binding cassette sub-family E member 1 yields the protein MADKLTRIAIVNHDKCKPKKCRQECKKSCPVVRMGKLCIEVTPQSKIVWISETLCIGCGICIKKCPFGALSIVNLPSNLEKETTHRYCANAFKLHRLPIPRPGEVLGLVGTNGIGKSTALKILAGKQKPNLGKYDDPPDWQEILTYFRGSELQNYFTKILEDDLKAIIKPQYVDQIPKAAKGPVGTILDRKDETKTQTIVCEQLDLTHLRDRNVEDLSGGELQRFACAVVCIQKADIFMFDEPSSYLDVKQRLKAAITIRSLIDPDRYIIVVEHDLSVLDYLSDFICCLYGVPSAYGVVTMPFSVREGINIFLDGYVPTENLRFRDCSLVFKVAETATEEEIKKMCMYKYPSMRKQMGEFQLKIVAGEFTDSEIMVMLGENGTGKTTFIRMLAGRLKPDEGGDVPVLNVSYKPQKISPKSTGSVRQLLHEKIRDAYTHPQFVTDVMKPMQIENIIDQEVQTLSGGELQRVALALCLGKPADVYLIDEPSAYLDSEQRLTAARVVKRFILHAKKTAFIVEHDFIMATYLADRVIVFDGIPSKDTMANSPQTLLAGMNKFLSQLEITFRRDPNNYRPRINKHNSIKDVDQKKSGNYFFLDD